From a single Alphaproteobacteria bacterium genomic region:
- a CDS encoding TatD family hydrolase, protein MLVDSHCHLNFPEFTSDLEAVLARASANGVGTYLTVNTKLSQAKDLQAIADQHPRVFCSVGVHPHDAAEYVKGYEGDTLYNQIKILAQHPKVVGIGETGLDYYYDNSPREDQIASFSDHIRASMDLELPLIIHTRDADEDTIACLTNVGQGKAKGVFHCFSGSEDLAQKALNLGFYISFSGILTFKNAETLRQIAQTTPLDRILVETDAPFLAPVPHRGKRNEPAFTRHTAELLAILKGLSYSAIETATTDNFYALFTKARRET, encoded by the coding sequence ATGCTCGTTGATAGTCACTGCCACCTCAATTTCCCAGAATTCACGTCAGACTTAGAGGCTGTGCTTGCGCGCGCATCAGCCAATGGTGTTGGCACTTATTTGACAGTGAATACAAAATTGAGTCAGGCCAAGGACCTGCAAGCCATTGCCGATCAGCACCCGCGGGTCTTTTGCAGCGTCGGCGTACATCCCCATGACGCCGCGGAATATGTGAAAGGATATGAGGGGGACACCCTTTATAATCAAATCAAAATTTTAGCGCAACATCCTAAGGTTGTTGGCATTGGCGAAACGGGCCTGGATTATTACTATGATAACAGCCCCCGTGAAGACCAAATCGCCTCGTTCTCTGACCATATTCGAGCAAGCATGGATCTTGAGCTTCCCCTCATTATTCACACGCGCGATGCCGATGAGGACACCATCGCTTGCCTCACCAATGTTGGACAAGGAAAGGCTAAGGGTGTGTTCCATTGCTTTAGTGGGAGCGAAGATTTAGCGCAAAAAGCTCTCAACCTAGGGTTTTACATTTCTTTCTCGGGCATCCTAACTTTTAAAAACGCAGAAACCTTGCGTCAAATTGCCCAAACAACCCCCTTGGACCGCATTCTTGTGGAAACAGACGCACCTTTCCTGGCTCCTGTCCCCCATCGTGGCAAGCGAAATGAACCTGCCTTCACGCGACACACAGCAGAACTCTTGGCGATTCTAAAAGGGTTAAGCTATAGTGCGATCGAAACAGCAACTACGGACAACTTTTATGCGTTGTTCACTAAAGCGAGACGAGAAACATGA
- a CDS encoding MBL fold metallo-hydrolase has translation MKITILGCGASGGVPLITGDWGSCNPNNPKNRRRRASILIQTKGKNILIDTSPDLRMQLLDAGVPNIDLVLITHDHADHVGGLDDLRQIYAKYRQQIPLYADQGTMSRLRQAYRYALVTMDSLYPAFLEGRELEEVIDFEGIQIIPYLQYHGHRSSFGFRIGDFAYSTDLIELPEESYEALKGVNTWVVDCLRDEPHISHANVEQTLKMISKVKPAQAILTHMTHHLDYDDINSRTPENVIPAYDGMVLELP, from the coding sequence ATGAAAATTACGATTTTGGGCTGCGGTGCCTCGGGTGGCGTGCCCCTTATCACGGGAGACTGGGGATCCTGCAATCCAAACAACCCCAAGAATCGGCGTCGTCGAGCTTCTATCTTAATCCAAACAAAGGGTAAGAATATTCTCATCGATACCAGTCCTGACTTGCGAATGCAGCTCTTGGATGCAGGTGTCCCTAATATAGATTTGGTATTGATCACCCACGATCACGCGGACCATGTGGGTGGCCTTGATGATTTGCGTCAAATTTATGCAAAATATCGCCAGCAAATTCCACTCTACGCTGATCAAGGTACAATGAGTCGTTTACGTCAGGCCTACCGATATGCTTTGGTGACCATGGATTCCCTTTACCCAGCGTTCCTAGAAGGCCGTGAACTTGAAGAGGTCATCGACTTTGAGGGCATCCAAATCATCCCCTATCTCCAATATCATGGCCATCGCTCTTCTTTTGGATTTAGAATCGGTGATTTTGCCTACTCCACTGATCTTATTGAGCTCCCTGAAGAAAGCTATGAAGCCCTCAAAGGGGTTAATACCTGGGTGGTTGATTGTTTACGGGATGAGCCACACATCAGCCACGCAAACGTTGAACAAACCCTCAAAATGATCAGTAAAGTCAAACCAGCCCAGGCCATCTTAACCCATATGACCCATCACTTGGATTATGATGACATCAATTCTCGCACTCCTGAAAACGTAATCCCCGCCTACGACGGCATGGTCTTGGAGCTGCCATGA